The Geothrix oryzae DNA window AGAGCAACGCCACCGTGCTGGCCGTGGACGCGGCCCTGGCGGCCGATGACGCCCCCATTCCCGAGGCCATCCGCGACGCCCACACCGCCACGGCCCGCAAGGCCGGCCGCGGCGTGGGCTACCACTACTCCCACGACGACTACGACCGGGAGCAGGCCTTCCTGCCCGACAAGCTCCGGGGCCTTTCCTTTTACGAACCGAAGCGCCCCCAGGAGCGCAGCTGGCGGGATCGCCAGGAACCGGATGCGACGGCCCTCTCGACCCTCTGGCAGGCCTGGACCGAGGCCCACCCCGAGGGCGGCGAGCTCCCCCTGGAAGACTGGAGCGCCGAATTGGCCTGCAGCCGCGAAGCCCTGGCCCGGGCCCTGGCCAAGCTGGCCCAGGGCCGGTTCACCCTGGGACGGAAGCTCGAAGCCAAGCCGATCTAACGCTCGCTCGACCAGCCCAGCAGGCTCACGCCGTAGCGCTGGCCGCAGACATGGAGCGGCACGGTGAGCACCGTGATGATGGCCCCGGTGTCACGCGCGTAGGTCTGGACCAGGAAGTCCTCCCGGCGGGCGGCCTTCTCGTCGAGGTCGGCCACCCGTTGGAACGCCGCCCGGCTGGCTCGGTCGGGGAGCGCCTCGGCCACTTCGCCCAGGCCGTGCCGCGCCCCCCGCACCAGGACACGGTTGTCCGTGAAGAAGCGCTTCACGCGGTTGCCGGCCAGATCCTGGTCCGGGTGGCCGGTCCAGTCCTGGGCGAAGCGTCGGTTGTGGGATGGGGCGTAGCTGTTGAGGTCGAGGATCAGGGCGAAGGTGAGGCGAGGCTCCTGCTCGAGGACGCCGTCGAAGGCCTCCTGCAGCGGCCGCTCCACCAGGGCATCGTAGGCGGTGCGGTATTTGGGGGGCGCGAAGCCTTCGGGCGGAACATGCAGCACATTGAAGAAGCGGGAGAGGCTCTGGATCTCCGCCCCCTGGATCTCCCGGTATTCAAGCGCCAGCAGGTCCTCCTGGCGGACTCGCCCATCACCGAGGGCCATCTCGAGGATCTTCGCACTGGTGGCGGTGAGGCCCCGCGCCAGGTCGAGCGCGCGGTGAAACAGGGAGCCCGTGTCATAGGCGGCCAGGTGGCGGTGTCCGAGCTCGGTGAGCGAGGAGACGCTGAAGGCGTCCTGGGCCACGGCTTCCGCCTCGGCCTTCAGGGTGCCCGTGGCATCCAGCAGCTCTCCCGAGGCCGCCACGAGCCTCCGGGCCGCGGCATGCTCCTCCGAGGCCGTGCGGGCCATGCTGGAGACATTCCCCGCGGTGGATTCCGCCAGCTCCGCGATGCCCGAGAATCGCTGCTCCACGGCCTCCACCTGGGCGCGGGTTTCGGAAGCCAGGCCCAGGCTCCGGCCCATGGCCTCCCGGGCCGGGTCCAGGTCCCGGCGGATGGATTCCAGCAGCTGTCCGATTTCCTGGGTCTGCCGGGAGGTCCGGTCCGCCAGTTTCCGCACCTCCTCGGCCACCACGGCGAAACCCCGGCCTGCCGCACCGGCATGGGCGGCCTCGATGGCCGCATTGAGGCTGAGCATCCCCGTGCGGTCCGCGATCTCCCCGATCACCTGGGAGACTTCGTTCACCTGGAGAATGTGTCCCATCAGGGATTCCAGGCGTTCGGAGGTGAGGGTCGTCTGTTCCTGGAGCTGGCGAACCGTGGCCACGGCCTCGTCGCTCTCCTGGCGGCCCTGGCGCGTCAGGTCGGCCATCAGGCGGGTGGACTCGGCGCCCTCCTCTGCCGCCGAAGCCGCCTGGGAGATATTCGCGTCCAGCCCCTCCAGGGTGCCCTGGATGCTCCGGGTGCTGTCGAGGATCCGGTCGATCTCCCGCGCCAGGGTCTGGATCCTCACCGAGGTCCGCGCCGCGCCGGCCGCCGAGCGGTTGATCACGGTTTCCAGGCCCGCCAGATCCTGGGCGAGCTGCGCCGGGTCATGCTCCTCGGAGCCACTCGCGGCGGGCACGGCGGGCCTGGGGGTGGGTTCGGACATGGGCGTTTCCGGGAGTCAGACCTTCTTCTTCGGCCCGGCCCCCCGGATCTGAAGTTCAGTCCAGATGGCCCATGCGGCCGGCCTGGTAATCCTGGATGGCCTGCTCGATCTCCTGGTAGGTGTTCATCACGAAGGGGCCGTAGTGGGCGATGGGCTCCCGGAGGGGTTCCCCCGCCAGCAGCATGAGGCTGACGGGAGTCGCCGCCTCCAGGGCCAGCGAATCGCCTTCGCCCAGCAGGGCCACGCTGTCGGCCGGAACCTCCGTGCCCTCGATGCGGATGGCTCCGTGCAGCGGCACGGCGGCGGCGATCCACCCTGCGGGAATGGCCTGCTCGAACTGCGCACCGGCCTCCAGCTCCAGGTGGGCATAGGCGATCTTCGCGGGCGTGCGGGCCGGGCCGGTCACGCCCGCCCAGGTGCCGGCCAGCACGCGCATGCGCCCGCCCGGAATGGCGACCCACGGCATGGTCTCCGCCTGCAGGTCCGTGTAGCCCGGGGTGGAGCCCTTCAGCGCCTTGGGCAGGTTGATCCAGAGCTGCACGCCCTCGATGGGGCCGCCGGTTTCCAGGTGCTCGGGCACCGGCATCTCTTCATGGACGATGCCGGCCCCGGCATTCATGAGCTGGGCGCCGCCGGGCTGCAGCAGCCCTGAACCGCCCGTGCTGTCCCGGTGCCGGAAGGCGCCCTGGATCAGGTAGGTGAGGGTCTGGAAACCCCGGTGGGGATGGGGCGGGAAGCCCGCATCCGTCCCCGGAGGCAGCACCATGGGACCGAAGTGGTCCATGAGCAGGAAGGGATCCATGGCGCGGAAGGCCTCTGCGCCGCGCTTGCCTTGGCCGGGCACCAGGCGCGTGAGCGGCACGCGGTTGCCGTCCTCCGTGGGGAGTCCGGGTACGAGGACGGAAACGGATTTGCGGGTCATCGGAACCTCCTCAGGCAAGATCGAAGAACAGGATTTCGGCGGGTGATCCAGCCTCCACCCCGGCCACGACGGTGATGGACGGCTCTCCTTCGATGCGGGCGGAATCCCCGGCGTTCATGGCCGCGCCGTTGAGGCTGATGGAGCCCCTGGCCACCTGGAGGAACCCCGCGCGTCCAGAGGGGATGGAGCCCTGCACCGCGCGGCCCGCGTCCAGCCGGGCCACGAAGACCTTCACATCCTGGAAGAGCTTTACGGAACCCTCCGCGCCGTCGGGACTGGCGATGAGGCGCAGCTGATTCTGAAGGCCGGCTTCGGGAAAAGCCACCTGGTCGTAGCGGGGGACGAGGCCCTGGCGCTCGGGGAGGATCCAGATCTGGAGGAAGTGCACGGGCTCATCAGCCGAAGGGTTGAACTCGCTGTGGCGGATGCCGGTGCCGGCACTCATGACCTGGGCTTCGCCCGGGCGGATGACGCCGTGGGTGCCCAGGCTGTCGCGATGCTCCAGCGTGCCGGACAGCACCCAGGTGAGGATCTCCATGTCGCGATGGCCGTGGGTGCCGAACCCTTTGGCCGCCTGCACTCGGTCCTCGTTGATGACGCGCAGCGCGTGGAACTGCATGTGGTCGGCGTCGAAGTACTCGCCGAAGGAGAAGGTGTGGTGGGTGTCCAGCCAGCCGAAATCGAAATGGCCGCGGGTTCCAGCAGGTCGCAGCGTGATCATGATGCCTCCTGGATTCATTTTATGTGTTGCAACTTTTATTTCAACCCCTCCCCTCAAAAAAACGGGAGCTTCATGAGGAACATGGACTTATCTTTGGGGTGTCCAAGCGGAGGCCGCCGTGATCACGCGGGTGCTGGTGGGGATCGATTTCTCTGAGGCCTCGAAGCAGGCCCTGGAACGGGCCGGCAACTGGGCCACCCGGATGGGCGTCCCCCTGGTGGCCATGCATGTGCTCCAGCCCCCGGCGCCGATGCTGCCCGAAGCCCAGATCGCCCTGCCCGACCCCGCCTGGCTCCACAGCATGGAGGACCATGCCCGCGAGCAGCT harbors:
- a CDS encoding methyl-accepting chemotaxis protein; protein product: MSEPTPRPAVPAASGSEEHDPAQLAQDLAGLETVINRSAAGAARTSVRIQTLAREIDRILDSTRSIQGTLEGLDANISQAASAAEEGAESTRLMADLTRQGRQESDEAVATVRQLQEQTTLTSERLESLMGHILQVNEVSQVIGEIADRTGMLSLNAAIEAAHAGAAGRGFAVVAEEVRKLADRTSRQTQEIGQLLESIRRDLDPAREAMGRSLGLASETRAQVEAVEQRFSGIAELAESTAGNVSSMARTASEEHAAARRLVAASGELLDATGTLKAEAEAVAQDAFSVSSLTELGHRHLAAYDTGSLFHRALDLARGLTATSAKILEMALGDGRVRQEDLLALEYREIQGAEIQSLSRFFNVLHVPPEGFAPPKYRTAYDALVERPLQEAFDGVLEQEPRLTFALILDLNSYAPSHNRRFAQDWTGHPDQDLAGNRVKRFFTDNRVLVRGARHGLGEVAEALPDRASRAAFQRVADLDEKAARREDFLVQTYARDTGAIITVLTVPLHVCGQRYGVSLLGWSSER
- a CDS encoding pirin family protein → MTRKSVSVLVPGLPTEDGNRVPLTRLVPGQGKRGAEAFRAMDPFLLMDHFGPMVLPPGTDAGFPPHPHRGFQTLTYLIQGAFRHRDSTGGSGLLQPGGAQLMNAGAGIVHEEMPVPEHLETGGPIEGVQLWINLPKALKGSTPGYTDLQAETMPWVAIPGGRMRVLAGTWAGVTGPARTPAKIAYAHLELEAGAQFEQAIPAGWIAAAVPLHGAIRIEGTEVPADSVALLGEGDSLALEAATPVSLMLLAGEPLREPIAHYGPFVMNTYQEIEQAIQDYQAGRMGHLD
- a CDS encoding pirin family protein — encoded protein: MITLRPAGTRGHFDFGWLDTHHTFSFGEYFDADHMQFHALRVINEDRVQAAKGFGTHGHRDMEILTWVLSGTLEHRDSLGTHGVIRPGEAQVMSAGTGIRHSEFNPSADEPVHFLQIWILPERQGLVPRYDQVAFPEAGLQNQLRLIASPDGAEGSVKLFQDVKVFVARLDAGRAVQGSIPSGRAGFLQVARGSISLNGAAMNAGDSARIEGEPSITVVAGVEAGSPAEILFFDLA